The Maridesulfovibrio sp. genomic sequence AATTCAATATTTCCAGCCCTGATCAGGCGCGCAAGATCATTGATGCCCTTGAAGGCTGGATTAAAGATCTGGAAGATTAAAATCTTTTGAAAACAGCCGGCCTCAGGGCAACAAAAAACTCCGCCCGGATATCCAGGCGGAGTTTTTGATTTATATAAATTCAATAATTAATTTACAGTATAAGCTCCACCTGCTTCGACCTTCTGCACAGTGGAATTGGTAATGGTAAACCAGAGGAACTCACTGAATCTGGTTCCGAGTTCATTCTTCTCACTGTAGGTACAGCCGACCAGCCAGCCGGAATCGGTGTAGTAACAATCCGTGGCTGAATCCATTTCCAATGTTTCAGGATACATGGAATTCTGCTTCAAATATTTCTTAACTTCAGGATAAAACTTCTTGTCGGCAGAAAGCATGGGCTTGGGCCCGAACTTCTCTAATTCTTTCATAAATGCTTCATATTTGTCCCGGTACCGATCATATTTACTTTTATAAAGTTTCTCCCCGGGATTCAGCTGCATCAGTTCTTCATAGATATCCATATTGGCCTTGAAATCACGCACCGGAAGAGCCTGTGCCTGAGCGTACAGCTTGCGCTCCAGCCTTTTGCGTAATTTTTTGTCATACCCTTTCAATTCCTTGCGGTACTTACTGTTCTCAGGATCAAGACCGGCAAGCTCCCCGTAATATTTGGCCAGATCAGCATAATTCCATTTGGAAGTCCGCTCAATACGGTCCAACAGATCCTTTTCCGTGGCCAGATGAATCATGGCCCGTAACTCATTGTTCATGAGTCCCTTGTTCTGCTCGGCAACAGTCAGGGCGGTTTCTGCATTCCCGGTTTCTATAAGACGCTTCATGGACTCAATAACCTTGGCCCTTTGCGCATCCTGCTTTTCCTTGACGATGCGTTCCTGCTCGACCCTGTGCTGTTCGACCACACGGGCCTTTTCCTCGGCAATGGACTGCTGCAAAATTAAAATTCCATACCCTGCGGCAACAAGCAGGATTCCTCCGGCTAAGCATCCAAGTAAAATTTTTCGCGACTGAATGAATTCTTTAATGGTTTCAATATTCATGGCAGCAAAGATACGGGCAGGGCTGCTAACCGTCAACCAAACTTAGCGCTTTATCCCTTTTTTTCATAACCACTCTAAACATATCTTTAGAAACTCCGATATGATCCATATGGAAGGAATACGGTTATGCAAATAAACGCATCAGCATTAAAAAGTAATTACGGAGCTCCGGCTTTACTGGAAAAAGGTTCTCCGCTTTTGGGCGGGAGCCGGACTTCCGGCGTTAGAGCGACGCGCCTGAACACTCCGGCCTCGCCCGTAAATACAGCTGACCAATTTGCGGAACTGATCGCTCAAAAAACCGTATCTCCCGACCAAACAGGCAAAACTCAGAAGGGTTCCGAGGGAGAATCCAATAATCCCAAGGACCCTTCTGATCTGGCCGGAGCACTCGCCGGAGCAGCCGACTTCATTGAAAGCAAATTCGGCCATGAAGCAGCCACAGCATTCAAAGGCATTGTCATTGCAAACTCAGGTGATCAGATCACCGAGGACTCCCTGAGCAACGGGCTGCTGAAATCCATCCAGTTCATAGACCGCAACTTCGGATTTACAGCCGGGGATCAGGTCATGGACCACTTCAATTCCAACCTGAACAACGCCATCAACGATTACTTTGAAAACGGGCTGCAGGAACATTTCTTTGCTGTCAGCCCCGGCGGAGAAGTCGGAAACGGAGCACAACTGACCCTGCAGAACACCTTTGCACAGGTCAGTCAACAATTCGGAGAAGAGACCGCCGAGAACATCAAAAGCCTGATCGAAGAAGTTCTTGAAGACGAAGGCAAGAGCCTTGACTCCCTAAAAAAAGGTTTAAAAAAAGGCCTGACTGAAGCGGAAAAAAACAATCCCGGCATCACAGACTTCGCCGGTCCCCTCGCTGCCGGTGAAATCATGGATAAGCTACAATCCGGAAGCTATGTAGCAGCACCGCCGACCGGTTCAGTGCTCAACCTTTCCGTATAGGCTATGCAGCCCTGACCATAGTTTCTTCTAAATACAACACACCATACTTCCGGACAAAACCTGTTTCATCCTCCCTAATTTACTGTTCAAGATTATTTTTTTTTGTTATCAGCAAGGAATCCAGTTCAATAAGCACTAAATGGAGGAGATGGAAATGAGCTTTTTCTGGTTTTTCTTCGGTCTTGCAATGACTATCACTGCTATTGCTTTCATCAAAGCAGGCAGCAAAGAAGACTAGTCATTCGTTAACGGGGGGTGCCCGTTTTTTTCCAACGCCTGTCCGGAAGCCTGTCAGACAGTTCCGGCTACAAGGCGCAAGAAAAAGACAGGAACAAAGCGTATACAGCATACGTGGGTTTCTGTCTTTTTTGCTTCTCTGCAAGTGATAAAATAACCCTGCCTACAATTCACTTTACTCCACAGAAAGTGACGTATCAGCAGTATTGCTCCGCTCTGCACTGACTTTTTTTACCCTTCTTTTTCAGAAGTCTTTCAGGTAATGTTGCGTATACCCACCCCAATAGAACATCACGGAAGACCAGTGAACAGACAGGACATACTGAATCAGATAAGCAAAGACATTAATGCGTGGAGCATTGTTCCCAGTGTCATTAAAGATGATACAGGTAAACCTGAATTTGAAATGCTGTTGGCAAATGCTGAAATGCGGGACCCCGGCACAGCATCCCTTCATTTCAGGGAGACCCGTTGCGGAGGGTTTGAATACGCTTCACGGGCTTTTCTGCACGCCCACCTGCAACCGGGAGACCTGTTCATTGATGTCGGTGCCCATTTCGGCCTTTACACACTGACCGCTGCCAAAAAATTTCCGGGCCAAATAAACGTGCTCGCCATTGAACCGCATCCGGCTAACCTGAAAAGGCTCCATCTCTGGTGTGAGTTCAATGAGTGCCTTGAAAACGTCAGAATCGCCGCATGCGCTGCATCCTCCAAAAGCGGAAAGAGCGAGTTGATCCAGAATTCCTCCATGGGGCACAGTCTTGTCCCTCAACCGGGCAACCGCAATCAGGGCAAGACACTTACGGTGCGACTGGAGACCGTGGACAATATCGTAATTCAAGCCGGATTCATGGATTCAGGAGAAAGAATTTTTCTTAAAATTGATACTGAAGGCCATGAACTGGCTACCCTTTCAGGCGCACTCGAACTGCTGAAATCCAGCCGGGTGGCTGCCATTATCTGGGAAAAAGGACATTTCCATAATTCCCGGCAGGGCATTCAGGAATTTACCGCCATCATGAGGTTGCTGCGAGATTTGGGTTACGATTCCTACCGCTTCCCCCACGAAGACATGGGCGGACCGCTGATTCCATATTCTCCCAGCCATGAGCTATGCAACATTATCAGCATAGACAGGTCCTTCTCTCCACTTCAGGTATACGAACAACCTTGGTCAGCCCATGCGGTGATGTCCTCAAGTATGCGGCCACCGGTTTCGGAAAATTTCATGATCGGGTTCACAAAAGAGCTGATCAAAGAAAAGAAAACCGACTGCGGACGCTGGTCCAGCTGGAATATGCTCGGCAACGAACCGGATCTGCGGGCTGGAATGGCAGGACAACTGGTCCCCGAAAATAGCAATGTGCTGGATGTGGGAGCCGGAATGATGCTCCTGCGTGATTACATCCCGGCAAGTTGTACCTATACCCCGCTCGACATTGTGGCCCGCAACAGAAATACAATCATTGCAGACCTTAACCAGCAACAATACCCGCAAAGCAAGTATGATGTGGTCTGCGCACTCTTTCTGCTTGAATTCATCCACGAACCGCAGCTCCTCTTTGACTGGGCCTGTAAACACGCAGACAGGCTCATCTTTACCTACCATCCGTTGCAGCCGGGAGCGGACAGGAACAAACGCAGGGCTGCGGGATTCTTTAATGACTACAATGTGGGTGAACTGAAATCCATGGCCCTGCAGGCGGGCTGGAAAACTGTTTCTTTCACTGATATCACTTTCGGGCAGGTCTGCTTTGAATGTCTAAAATAAGGATTGAACATGAAAATTTATTCCTGGAACGTTAACGGATTCCGCGCTGTAATAAAAAAGAATTTTAACGAATGGTTTGCACAGAGCAATGCCGATGTGGTCATGGTTCAGGAAACCAAAGCCCATCCAGACCAGATTCCCGAAGAAAACCGTGATTTTGACGGCTATGAATCCTTCTGGAACTGGTCCAAAGTCAAAAAAGGATACTCCGGCACAGCCTGCTTCACCCGTCAGCCTGTGCTGTCTCATTCATATGGACTTGCCGACGGAAAATTTCAGGGAGAAGGACGGGTTGTGCTCATGGAGTACGAACATTTTTACCTGTTCAACATCTACTATCCTAACGGACAGATGAGCGAAGAGCGCCTTGAGTATAAAATGGGATTCTACGACAGCTTCCTTGAATATGCTGAAGAACTGCGCAAAAAAAAGCCCATTGTGGTCGGCGGCGACTTCAATACCGCACACAAGGAAATAGATCTCAAAAACCCCAAGGCCAACTCCGAAAGGTCCGGCTTTCTGCCGGTTGAACGGGCATGGATCGATAAATTCATAGAACACG encodes the following:
- a CDS encoding FkbM family methyltransferase; amino-acid sequence: MNRQDILNQISKDINAWSIVPSVIKDDTGKPEFEMLLANAEMRDPGTASLHFRETRCGGFEYASRAFLHAHLQPGDLFIDVGAHFGLYTLTAAKKFPGQINVLAIEPHPANLKRLHLWCEFNECLENVRIAACAASSKSGKSELIQNSSMGHSLVPQPGNRNQGKTLTVRLETVDNIVIQAGFMDSGERIFLKIDTEGHELATLSGALELLKSSRVAAIIWEKGHFHNSRQGIQEFTAIMRLLRDLGYDSYRFPHEDMGGPLIPYSPSHELCNIISIDRSFSPLQVYEQPWSAHAVMSSSMRPPVSENFMIGFTKELIKEKKTDCGRWSSWNMLGNEPDLRAGMAGQLVPENSNVLDVGAGMMLLRDYIPASCTYTPLDIVARNRNTIIADLNQQQYPQSKYDVVCALFLLEFIHEPQLLFDWACKHADRLIFTYHPLQPGADRNKRRAAGFFNDYNVGELKSMALQAGWKTVSFTDITFGQVCFECLK
- a CDS encoding exodeoxyribonuclease III gives rise to the protein MKIYSWNVNGFRAVIKKNFNEWFAQSNADVVMVQETKAHPDQIPEENRDFDGYESFWNWSKVKKGYSGTACFTRQPVLSHSYGLADGKFQGEGRVVLMEYEHFYLFNIYYPNGQMSEERLEYKMGFYDSFLEYAEELRKKKPIVVGGDFNTAHKEIDLKNPKANSERSGFLPVERAWIDKFIEHGYVDTFRMFDDSPGKYSWWSYRFNARKNNAGWRIDYFFVSEELKKNVKDAWIESDIMGSDHCPIGIELDFS